The following are encoded together in the Triticum dicoccoides isolate Atlit2015 ecotype Zavitan chromosome 6B, WEW_v2.0, whole genome shotgun sequence genome:
- the LOC119321440 gene encoding uncharacterized protein LOC119321440: MAASAPPNWSSLLPDLLGQVIARLPHIADRARFRAVCRSWHSAVRLHVSPQRRLRSVVLLDGTFLTLSDGGIHRAPFGKNTECVGSTGDWIALDCKDEATQTHTYRLHNHFSGATVPLPELDSIIGYVPQDFQIRKVVMRSTPQDLVAVTCNTWKYPLILCRPGKGVWVPRLLAMPYFRICDILFSGDKLYLITKAEDLFALHLAEDDDGKPTVKNVKRIIRHAPGHEDDMYDVGMWKRLTDIDSSSDEDSEEDSDDEALCEEDNNEVLSQEDAHNELVGDDSDTDDDRKHLAFMEEDTFSECEDGVREGWDAVHTSRHLVRSQGKLLMIRRERLIAAITPTHHTRKVEVFEADMDACAWVPKEGGLGGGQAIFTGYRFSNTVYAGGEVEEDVIYFPDTNDVFDIRSKTIRPLMHMNPLHDRWRATWVFPPNLVV, encoded by the coding sequence ATGGCGGCGTCCGCTCCTCCGAACTGGTCCAGCCTCCTGCCGGATCTACTGGGCCAGGTGATCGCCCGCCTCCCGCACATCGCCGACCGCGCCCGCTTCCGCGCCGTCTGCCGCTCGTGGCATTCGGCCGTGCGCCTGCACGTCTCCCCTCAGCGGCGCCTCCGGTCGGTCGTCCTTCTCGACGGCACCTTCCTGACGCTCTCAGACGGCGGCATCCACCGCGCGCCCTTCGGCAAGAACACCGAGTGCGTTGGCTCAACCGGCGACTGGATCGCCCTCGACTGTAAGGACGAGGCCACGCAGACGCACACGTATAGGCTGCACAACCACTTTTCCGGCGCAACCGTCCCGCTCCCAGAGCTGGACTCCATCATCGGCTACGTTCCGCAGGATTTCCAGATCCGCAAGGTGGTcatgcggtcgacaccccaagacCTTGTCGCCGTCACGTGTAATACATGGAAGTACCCTCTGATTCTATGCCGACCCGGGAAAGGAGTCTGGGTACCGAGGCTATTAGCCATGCCATACTTCCGTATCTGTGACATTCTATTTTCAGGAGACAAGCTCTATCTGATCACTAAGGCCGAGGACCTTTTTGCCCTTCACCTTGCTGAGGACGACGATGGCAAGCCCACTGTTAAGAATGTCAAACGAATCATCAGGCATGCCCCAGGCCACGAGGACGATATGTATGACGTCGGCATGTGGAAGAGGTTGACCGACATCGATTCGTCAAGTGACGAGGACTCTGAGGAAGACTCGGATGATGAGGCATTGTGTGAAGAGGACAATAACGAAGTGTTAAGTCAAGAAGATGCTCACAATGAACTGGTCGGTGATGATAGTGACACTGACGATGACAGAAAACACTTAGCTTTCATGGAAGAGGATACTTTTTCTGAATGTGAAGACGGGGTGAGAGAAGGGTGGGACGCCGTCCACACCAGCCGGCACCTTGTCAGGTCACAAGGTAAACTACTCATGATTAGGCGAGAACGGCTAATAGCTGCCATCACTCCAACTCACCACACTCGCAAGGTCGAAGTGTTTGAGGCGGACATGGATGCATGTGCATGGGTACCTAAGGAGGGTGGGTTGGGTGGCGGCCAAGCAATCTTCACCGGCTATCGCTTCAGCAACACAGTTTATGCTGGTGGAGAAGTGGAAGAGGATGTAATTTATTTCCCCGATACTAACGACGTGTTTGACATCAGATCCAAAACAATTAGACCGTTGATGCACATGAACCCGTTACATGACCGGTGGAGGGCGACATGGGTTTTTCCACCAAACCTAGTTGTCTA